From the genome of Planctomycetota bacterium, one region includes:
- a CDS encoding glycoside hydrolase family 130 protein, which yields MSPLQRHPSNPVLAPADIPYEATLIFNAGVVKLQGKYVCVFRNDIGEVGKAKFRGTNLGLATSDDGVSWSVDAEPCIGVDFARELLRDFYPDRDVHYEILRFYDPRLTVIEGRVLMCFAVDTRHGLRGGMAWTDDFQKWEVVHLTAPDNRNLVLFPERIGGDYLRLERPFNSYGGGLLGADLFSVWLSRSSDMRRWGDTHLVLAAQDVPFANDKIGPAAPPVRTKQGWLTTFHAVHVDDTLGKRGWEDRWTKTYYAGLMLLDGDDPSRVIAMGKEPLLVPETPEERDGFRNDVIFPGGMLLEDDGEVKIYYGAADTVECLATAHVDDLLAWLHASK from the coding sequence ATGAGCCCCCTCCAACGCCATCCGTCCAATCCCGTCCTGGCCCCGGCTGACATTCCGTACGAGGCAACGCTCATCTTCAATGCGGGCGTCGTGAAGCTTCAGGGGAAGTACGTCTGCGTCTTCCGAAACGACATCGGCGAGGTCGGCAAGGCCAAGTTTCGCGGAACCAACCTCGGCCTCGCCACCAGCGACGATGGCGTCTCCTGGAGCGTCGATGCCGAGCCCTGCATCGGAGTCGACTTTGCTCGCGAACTGCTCCGCGACTTCTATCCAGACCGCGATGTCCACTACGAAATCCTCCGGTTCTACGACCCGCGGCTGACGGTCATCGAGGGACGCGTCCTCATGTGCTTCGCGGTCGACACAAGGCACGGGCTCCGCGGCGGCATGGCGTGGACGGACGATTTCCAGAAGTGGGAGGTCGTCCACCTGACGGCACCGGACAATCGAAACCTCGTGCTCTTCCCGGAACGCATCGGCGGCGACTACCTGCGGCTGGAGCGGCCGTTCAACTCGTACGGCGGGGGCCTGCTGGGTGCGGACCTGTTCAGTGTCTGGCTCAGCCGATCGAGCGACATGCGACGGTGGGGCGACACGCACCTGGTCCTTGCCGCGCAGGATGTACCCTTCGCCAACGACAAGATCGGCCCGGCCGCGCCGCCGGTTCGTACGAAGCAGGGCTGGCTCACCACCTTCCATGCGGTTCACGTCGACGACACGCTCGGCAAGCGTGGCTGGGAAGACCGCTGGACCAAAACCTACTACGCCGGCCTGATGCTGCTCGACGGCGACGACCCGTCGCGTGTCATCGCGATGGGAAAGGAGCCGCTGCTGGTCCCGGAGACGCCCGAGGAACGTGACGGCTTTCGGAATGACGTCATCTTCCCGGGCGGAATGCTGCTGGAGGACGACGGCGAGGTCAAGATCTACTACGGCGCTGCAGACACCGTCGAGTGCCTTGCGACGGCACACGTCGACGACTTGCTGGCGTGGCTGCACGCGTCGAAGTGA
- a CDS encoding Rrf2 family transcriptional regulator encodes MQLSKRTQYGLRAAVRLAVLHPRGTYAQSRDLADSEQLPTKFLEQVLLGLRRASLLESKVGSGGGYRLRRPPEEITVRQVLEALEPTDEADAVPSTVGGRAVEMVAEQLAQQQNTLCDEWTLAKLAEDAAQVAGAGEAMYHI; translated from the coding sequence TTGCAGCTTTCGAAGAGAACCCAGTACGGCCTGCGTGCCGCCGTCCGACTCGCGGTATTGCATCCGCGTGGCACCTACGCCCAAAGTCGCGATCTTGCGGATTCGGAGCAGCTGCCGACGAAGTTCCTGGAACAGGTGCTGCTGGGTCTGCGCCGGGCGTCGCTGCTTGAGAGCAAGGTCGGCAGCGGCGGCGGCTATCGACTGCGGCGGCCACCCGAGGAGATCACGGTCCGGCAGGTGCTCGAGGCCCTCGAACCGACCGACGAAGCCGACGCCGTCCCGTCAACCGTCGGCGGAAGGGCGGTCGAAATGGTGGCAGAGCAGCTTGCTCAGCAGCAGAACACGCTCTGCGACGAATGGACGCTGGCCAAGCTTGCCGAAGACGCGGCGCAAGTGGCTGGCGCGGGCGAAGCGATGTATCACATCTAA